From a single Phalacrocorax aristotelis chromosome 1, bGulAri2.1, whole genome shotgun sequence genomic region:
- the EIF3D gene encoding eukaryotic translation initiation factor 3 subunit D isoform X1 encodes MAKFVTPVIQDNPSGWGPCAVPEQFRDMPYQPFSKGDRLGKVADWTGATYQDKRYTNKYSSQFGGGSQYAYFHEEDETSFQLVDTARTQKTAYQRNRMRFAQRNLRRDKDRRNMLQFSMQTLPKSAKQKERDRLRLQKKFQKQFGVRQKWDQKSQQKPRDSSVEVRSDWEVKEEMDFPRLMKMRYLEVSEPQDIECCGALEYYDKAFDRITTRNEKLLRSIKRIFHTVTTTDDPVIRKLAKTQGNVFATDAILATLMSCTRSVYSWDIIVQRVGSKLFFDKRDNSDFDLLTVSETANEPPQEEGNSFNSPRNLAMEATYINHNFSQQCLRMGKEKYKFPNPNPFVEDDMDKNEVASVAYRYRRWKLGDDIDLIVRCEHDGVMTGANGEVSFINIKTLNEWDSRYCNGVDWRQKLDSQRGAVIATELKNNSYKLARWTCCALLAGSEYLKLGYVSRYHVKDSSRHVILGTQQFKPNEFASQINLSIENAWGILRCVIDICMKLDEGKYLILKDPNKQVIRIYSLPDGTFSSDEDEEDEEEEEEEEEEES; translated from the exons atggcaaagtTTGTGACCCCCGTGATCCAGGACAACCCCTCCGGCTGGGGCCCTTGTGCCGTACCCGAGCAGTTCAGGGACATGCCCTACCAGCCCTTCAGCAAAGGAGACCGCCTGGGAAAG GTGGCCGATTGGACAGGAGCTACATATCAGGATAAAAGATACACAA aCAAGTACTCGTCACAATTTGGTGGCGGAAGTCAATATGCGTATTTCCATGAGGAGGATGAGACTAGCTTCCAGCTGGTGGATACAGCAcgaacacagaaaacagcataCCAGAGGAATCGTATGCGATTTGCACAG AGGAACCTTCGGAGAGACAAGGACCGTCGGAACATGCTGCAGTTCAGCATGCAGACGCTGCCAAAGAGCGCCAAGCAGAAGGAGAG AGATCGTTTGCGCCTACAAAAGAAGTTTCAGAAGCAGTTTGGAGTGAGGCAGAAATGGGACCAAAAATCACAG CAGAAGCCTCGTGACTCCTCTGTTGAAGTTCGCAGCGACTGGGAGGTGAAAGAAGAGATGGATTTCCCTCGGCTGATGAAGATGCGCTACCTGGAGGTGTCAGAGCCACAAGACAT AGAGTGCTGCGGAGCCCTAGAATACTATGACAAAGCCTTCGACCGCATTACAACAAGGAATGAGAAACTACTGAGGAGCATTAAGCGCATCTTCCATACGGTCACTACTACTGATGACCCAGTTATCCGAAAG CTGGCGAAGACCCAAGGGAATGTATTTGCCACGGATGCCATCCTGGCCACACTGATGAGCTGCACTCGCTCTGTCTATTCCTGGGACATCATTGTCCAGAGAGTTGGATCCAAGCTTTTCTTTGACAAGAGGGACAATTCCGATTTTG ACCTCCTGACCGTGAGTGAAACTGCCAATGAACCGCCACAGGAAGAGGGCAACTCCTTTAATTCTCCACGCAACCTTGCCATGGAAGCTACCTACATCAACCATAACTTCTCCCAGCAGTGTCTGAGGATG ggaaaggagaaatacaagtttcccaacccaaaccctttTGTGGAGGACGACATGGATAAAAACGAAGTAGCCTCTGTAGCATACAG ATACCGAAGGTGGAAGCTGGGAGATGATATAGATCTCATTGTCCGCTGTGAACACGATGGTGTGATGACAGGAGCAAATGGAGAAGTGTCTTTCATCAACATCAAAACACTGAATGAGTGGGATTCCAGG TATTGCAATGGAGTAGACTGGCGCCAGAAGCTGGACTCTCAGCGAGGAGCTGTGATTGCCACGGAGCTAAAAAACAACAGCTACAAATTAGCCCGCTGGACGTGCTGCGCGCTGCTGGCTGGATCAGAGTATCTTAAACTTGG gTACGTATCCCGCTACCACGTGAAGGACTCTTCCCGCCATGTGATCCTGGGGACGCAGCAGTTCAAGCCCAATGAGTTTGCCAGCCAAATCAACCTGAGCATCGAGAACGCCTGGGGCATCCTGCGGTGCGTCATTGACATCTGCATGAAACTGGATGAGGGGAAGTACCTCATCCTCAAAGACCCCAACAAGCAGGTGATCCGGATCTACAGCTTGCCTGATGGCACCTTCAGCTCTGATGAAgatgaggaggatgaggaggaagaagaggaagaggaag agGAGGAGAGCTGA
- the FOXRED2 gene encoding FAD-dependent oxidoreductase domain-containing protein 2 isoform X1 has translation MALAGCGMLLGLALHFGSLRGASGAPSLYHDYCIIGAGPSGLQAAYFLQRAGRDYVVFERSHAPGSFFALYPRHRKLISINKRYTGKSNSEFNLRHDWNSLLSHDRRLLFRRYSRDFFPDADAMVRYLEDFASLLKLRVQYNTAVVHVMLERDSQAWNGHYFLLTDQDRQNYKCSSLLVATGTWVPNVVNFPGSEYVEGYETVSINPEDFAGQTVLILGRGNSAFETAENILGVTNFIHMVSRSRVRLSWATHYVGDLRAINNGLLDTYQLKSLDGLLEGDLEDLAIVKDKKGKLHITLRFYLENRNTSAGIDSITLPQDELDNFATRAPYDRVIRCLGWKFDFSIYNRSLGLMAGKGNKKKYPQIKPSYESKGTRGLFVIGTASHSVDFRKSAGGFIHGFRYTTRAVHRLLENRHHGVPWPSTVYPITQLTNSIIKRVNEASGLYQMFGVLADIILLRENATTFEYLEEYPVGVLAELEGQTGRKAPNGLFVVIMEYGRNFSGADKDVFYYNRAVGEAQHAWQSNFLHPVIYYYKRLPKEHEMRLRPPDWPLPRPDAVHHIVEDFLTDWTAPNAHILPLRRFLENCLSTDLRNFFAESCFLFAFTRQKLPPFCRQGYMRMQGLVGSERLRHHAVEAGLLEDYTLTDFLGDRPPDSHEGSQDHLLRDHAIPVHPLQHLVTAKDEL, from the exons atggccctgGCAGGCTGCGGGATGCTCCTGGGGCTGGCCCTGCACTTCGGCAGCCTGCGCGGGGCGAGCGGCGCCCCTTCCCTCTACCACGACTACTGCATCATCGGGGCCGGCCCCTCGGGCTTGCAGGCGGCCTATTTTCTCCAGCGAGCCGGCCGGGACTACGTCGTCTTCGAGCGGAGCCACGCTCCCGGCAGCTTCTTTGCCCTCTACCCTCGCCACCGCAAGCTCATCAGCATCAACAAGCGCTACACGGGCAAATCCAACAGCGAGTTCAACCTCCGCCACGACTGGAACTCGCTCCTCAGCCACGACCGCCGGCTGCTTTTCCGACGCTATTCCCGTGACTTCTTCCCCGACGCCGACGCGATGGTGCGTTACCTGGAGGATTTCGCTTCCCTGCTGAAGCTGCGGGTTCAGTACAACACAGCCGTCGTCCACGTGATGCTGGAGAGGGACAGCCAGGCCTGGAACGGCCACTACTTCCTCCTGACCGACCAGGACAGGCAGAACTATAAGTGCAG CTCTTTGTTGGTCGCCACTGGGACGTGGGTCCCCAATGTGGTAAACTTTCCTGGCTCAGAGTATGTGGAAGGTTATGAGACCGTGTCCATCAACCCAGAGGATTTTGCTGGCCAAACCGTGTTGATCTTGGGCCGAGGGAACTCGGCCTTTGAGACAGCAGAGAACATTCTGGGTGTCACAAATTTCATCCACATGGTGAGCCGGTCCCGCGTGCGCCTCTCATGGGCCACCCACTACGTCGGGGATCTGAG AGCAATTAACAATGGCCTGCTGGACACCTACCAGTTGAAATCTCTGGATGGGCTTCTGGAGGGCGACCTGGAAGATCTGGCTATTGTGAAGGACAAGAAAGGGAAGCTGCACATCACGCTCCGATTCTACCTGGAGAATAGGAACACCAGCGCAGGCATCGATTCCATCACCCTTCCACAGGACGAACTGGATAATTTTGCCACCCGCGCACCTTACGACCGTGTCATCCGTTGCCTGGGCTGGAAGTTTGATTTCTCTATCTACAACAG ATCCCTGGGACTGATGGCaggaaaagggaataaaaagaagTATCCTCAGATCAAACCCAGCTACGAGTCCAAAGGCACTCGGGGGCTTTTTGTTATTGGCACTGCTAGCCATTCTGTTGACTTCAGGAAATCTGCTGGGGGCTTCATCCATGGATTCCGGTATACAA CTCGGGCAGTCCACCGCCTATTGGAAAACCGTCACCATGGTGTCCCCTGGCCATCCACTGTCTACCCTATTACACAGCTGACCAATTCCATCATCAAGCGGGTGAACGAGGCCTCAGGCCTCTACCAGATGTTCGGTGTCCTGGCTGACATCATACTGCTGAgaga GAATGCCACAACATTTGAATATCTGGAAGAATACCCAGTTGGAGTCCTGGCCGAGCTGGAAGGGCAGACGGGGAGAAAGGCTCCCAACGGGCTGTTTGTTGTCATCATGGAGTATGGGAGGAATTTCTCTGGGGCTGACAAGGATGTCTTCTACTATAACCGAGCCGTGGGAGAGGCACAGCATGCCTGGCAGTCCAACTTTTTGCACCCTGTTATTTACTATTACAAACGCCTCCCAAAAG AGCATGAGATGAGACTTCGGCCCCCAGATTGGCCTCTCCCCCGCCCAGATGCCGTCCATCACATTGTGGAGGACTTTCTGACAGACTGGACGGCCCCGAACGCTCACATCCTGCCACTGAGGCGATTTTTGGAGAACTGCCTCAGCACTGACCTGCGCAATTTCTTTGCAG AGTCCTGTTTCCTATTTGCTTTCACCCGCCAGAAGCTGCCTCCCTTCTGTCGGCAGGGGTATATGAGAATGCAAGGCCTCGTGGGGAGCGAGAGGCTCCGGCACCATGCAGTGGAAGCTGGCCTGCTGGAGGATTACACTCTCACAGACTTTTTGGGTGACAGACCCCCTGACAGCCACGAAGGGTCACAGGACCATCTGCTGAGAGATCACGCGATACCAGTTCATCCGCTGCAGCATCTTGTTACTGCCAAGGATGAGCTTTAA
- the EIF3D gene encoding eukaryotic translation initiation factor 3 subunit D isoform X2: MAKFVTPVIQDNPSGWGPCAVPEQFRDMPYQPFSKGDRLGKVADWTGATYQDKRYTNKYSSQFGGGSQYAYFHEEDETSFQLVDTARTQKTAYQRNRMRFAQRNLRRDKDRRNMLQFSMQTLPKSAKQKERDRLRLQKKFQKQFGVRQKWDQKSQKPRDSSVEVRSDWEVKEEMDFPRLMKMRYLEVSEPQDIECCGALEYYDKAFDRITTRNEKLLRSIKRIFHTVTTTDDPVIRKLAKTQGNVFATDAILATLMSCTRSVYSWDIIVQRVGSKLFFDKRDNSDFDLLTVSETANEPPQEEGNSFNSPRNLAMEATYINHNFSQQCLRMGKEKYKFPNPNPFVEDDMDKNEVASVAYRYRRWKLGDDIDLIVRCEHDGVMTGANGEVSFINIKTLNEWDSRYCNGVDWRQKLDSQRGAVIATELKNNSYKLARWTCCALLAGSEYLKLGYVSRYHVKDSSRHVILGTQQFKPNEFASQINLSIENAWGILRCVIDICMKLDEGKYLILKDPNKQVIRIYSLPDGTFSSDEDEEDEEEEEEEEEEES, encoded by the exons atggcaaagtTTGTGACCCCCGTGATCCAGGACAACCCCTCCGGCTGGGGCCCTTGTGCCGTACCCGAGCAGTTCAGGGACATGCCCTACCAGCCCTTCAGCAAAGGAGACCGCCTGGGAAAG GTGGCCGATTGGACAGGAGCTACATATCAGGATAAAAGATACACAA aCAAGTACTCGTCACAATTTGGTGGCGGAAGTCAATATGCGTATTTCCATGAGGAGGATGAGACTAGCTTCCAGCTGGTGGATACAGCAcgaacacagaaaacagcataCCAGAGGAATCGTATGCGATTTGCACAG AGGAACCTTCGGAGAGACAAGGACCGTCGGAACATGCTGCAGTTCAGCATGCAGACGCTGCCAAAGAGCGCCAAGCAGAAGGAGAG AGATCGTTTGCGCCTACAAAAGAAGTTTCAGAAGCAGTTTGGAGTGAGGCAGAAATGGGACCAAAAATCACAG AAGCCTCGTGACTCCTCTGTTGAAGTTCGCAGCGACTGGGAGGTGAAAGAAGAGATGGATTTCCCTCGGCTGATGAAGATGCGCTACCTGGAGGTGTCAGAGCCACAAGACAT AGAGTGCTGCGGAGCCCTAGAATACTATGACAAAGCCTTCGACCGCATTACAACAAGGAATGAGAAACTACTGAGGAGCATTAAGCGCATCTTCCATACGGTCACTACTACTGATGACCCAGTTATCCGAAAG CTGGCGAAGACCCAAGGGAATGTATTTGCCACGGATGCCATCCTGGCCACACTGATGAGCTGCACTCGCTCTGTCTATTCCTGGGACATCATTGTCCAGAGAGTTGGATCCAAGCTTTTCTTTGACAAGAGGGACAATTCCGATTTTG ACCTCCTGACCGTGAGTGAAACTGCCAATGAACCGCCACAGGAAGAGGGCAACTCCTTTAATTCTCCACGCAACCTTGCCATGGAAGCTACCTACATCAACCATAACTTCTCCCAGCAGTGTCTGAGGATG ggaaaggagaaatacaagtttcccaacccaaaccctttTGTGGAGGACGACATGGATAAAAACGAAGTAGCCTCTGTAGCATACAG ATACCGAAGGTGGAAGCTGGGAGATGATATAGATCTCATTGTCCGCTGTGAACACGATGGTGTGATGACAGGAGCAAATGGAGAAGTGTCTTTCATCAACATCAAAACACTGAATGAGTGGGATTCCAGG TATTGCAATGGAGTAGACTGGCGCCAGAAGCTGGACTCTCAGCGAGGAGCTGTGATTGCCACGGAGCTAAAAAACAACAGCTACAAATTAGCCCGCTGGACGTGCTGCGCGCTGCTGGCTGGATCAGAGTATCTTAAACTTGG gTACGTATCCCGCTACCACGTGAAGGACTCTTCCCGCCATGTGATCCTGGGGACGCAGCAGTTCAAGCCCAATGAGTTTGCCAGCCAAATCAACCTGAGCATCGAGAACGCCTGGGGCATCCTGCGGTGCGTCATTGACATCTGCATGAAACTGGATGAGGGGAAGTACCTCATCCTCAAAGACCCCAACAAGCAGGTGATCCGGATCTACAGCTTGCCTGATGGCACCTTCAGCTCTGATGAAgatgaggaggatgaggaggaagaagaggaagaggaag agGAGGAGAGCTGA
- the FOXRED2 gene encoding FAD-dependent oxidoreductase domain-containing protein 2 isoform X2, producing MALAGCGMLLGLALHFGSLRGASGAPSLYHDYCIIGAGPSGLQAAYFLQRAGRDYVVFERSHAPGSFFALYPRHRKLISINKRYTGKSNSEFNLRHDWNSLLSHDRRLLFRRYSRDFFPDADAMVRYLEDFASLLKLRVQYNTAVVHVMLERDSQAWNGHYFLLTDQDRQNYKCSSLLVATGTWVPNVVNFPGSEYVEGYETVSINPEDFAGQTVLILGRGNSAFETAENILGVTNFIHMVSRSRVRLSWATHYVGDLRAINNGLLDTYQLKSLDGLLEGDLEDLAIVKDKKGKLHITLRFYLENRNTSAGIDSITLPQDELDNFATRAPYDRVIRCLGWKFDFSIYNRSLGLMAGKGNKKKYPQIKPSYESKGTRGLFVIGTASHSVDFRKSAGGFIHGFRYTTRAVHRLLENRHHGVPWPSTVYPITQLTNSIIKRVNEASGLYQMFGVLADIILLRENATTFEYLEEYPVGVLAELEGQTGRKAPNGLFVVIMEYGRNFSGADKDVFYYNRAVGEAQHAWQSNFLHPVIYYYKRLPKESCFLFAFTRQKLPPFCRQGYMRMQGLVGSERLRHHAVEAGLLEDYTLTDFLGDRPPDSHEGSQDHLLRDHAIPVHPLQHLVTAKDEL from the exons atggccctgGCAGGCTGCGGGATGCTCCTGGGGCTGGCCCTGCACTTCGGCAGCCTGCGCGGGGCGAGCGGCGCCCCTTCCCTCTACCACGACTACTGCATCATCGGGGCCGGCCCCTCGGGCTTGCAGGCGGCCTATTTTCTCCAGCGAGCCGGCCGGGACTACGTCGTCTTCGAGCGGAGCCACGCTCCCGGCAGCTTCTTTGCCCTCTACCCTCGCCACCGCAAGCTCATCAGCATCAACAAGCGCTACACGGGCAAATCCAACAGCGAGTTCAACCTCCGCCACGACTGGAACTCGCTCCTCAGCCACGACCGCCGGCTGCTTTTCCGACGCTATTCCCGTGACTTCTTCCCCGACGCCGACGCGATGGTGCGTTACCTGGAGGATTTCGCTTCCCTGCTGAAGCTGCGGGTTCAGTACAACACAGCCGTCGTCCACGTGATGCTGGAGAGGGACAGCCAGGCCTGGAACGGCCACTACTTCCTCCTGACCGACCAGGACAGGCAGAACTATAAGTGCAG CTCTTTGTTGGTCGCCACTGGGACGTGGGTCCCCAATGTGGTAAACTTTCCTGGCTCAGAGTATGTGGAAGGTTATGAGACCGTGTCCATCAACCCAGAGGATTTTGCTGGCCAAACCGTGTTGATCTTGGGCCGAGGGAACTCGGCCTTTGAGACAGCAGAGAACATTCTGGGTGTCACAAATTTCATCCACATGGTGAGCCGGTCCCGCGTGCGCCTCTCATGGGCCACCCACTACGTCGGGGATCTGAG AGCAATTAACAATGGCCTGCTGGACACCTACCAGTTGAAATCTCTGGATGGGCTTCTGGAGGGCGACCTGGAAGATCTGGCTATTGTGAAGGACAAGAAAGGGAAGCTGCACATCACGCTCCGATTCTACCTGGAGAATAGGAACACCAGCGCAGGCATCGATTCCATCACCCTTCCACAGGACGAACTGGATAATTTTGCCACCCGCGCACCTTACGACCGTGTCATCCGTTGCCTGGGCTGGAAGTTTGATTTCTCTATCTACAACAG ATCCCTGGGACTGATGGCaggaaaagggaataaaaagaagTATCCTCAGATCAAACCCAGCTACGAGTCCAAAGGCACTCGGGGGCTTTTTGTTATTGGCACTGCTAGCCATTCTGTTGACTTCAGGAAATCTGCTGGGGGCTTCATCCATGGATTCCGGTATACAA CTCGGGCAGTCCACCGCCTATTGGAAAACCGTCACCATGGTGTCCCCTGGCCATCCACTGTCTACCCTATTACACAGCTGACCAATTCCATCATCAAGCGGGTGAACGAGGCCTCAGGCCTCTACCAGATGTTCGGTGTCCTGGCTGACATCATACTGCTGAgaga GAATGCCACAACATTTGAATATCTGGAAGAATACCCAGTTGGAGTCCTGGCCGAGCTGGAAGGGCAGACGGGGAGAAAGGCTCCCAACGGGCTGTTTGTTGTCATCATGGAGTATGGGAGGAATTTCTCTGGGGCTGACAAGGATGTCTTCTACTATAACCGAGCCGTGGGAGAGGCACAGCATGCCTGGCAGTCCAACTTTTTGCACCCTGTTATTTACTATTACAAACGCCTCCCAAAAG AGTCCTGTTTCCTATTTGCTTTCACCCGCCAGAAGCTGCCTCCCTTCTGTCGGCAGGGGTATATGAGAATGCAAGGCCTCGTGGGGAGCGAGAGGCTCCGGCACCATGCAGTGGAAGCTGGCCTGCTGGAGGATTACACTCTCACAGACTTTTTGGGTGACAGACCCCCTGACAGCCACGAAGGGTCACAGGACCATCTGCTGAGAGATCACGCGATACCAGTTCATCCGCTGCAGCATCTTGTTACTGCCAAGGATGAGCTTTAA